A DNA window from Gillisia sp. Hel1_33_143 contains the following coding sequences:
- a CDS encoding putative phage abortive infection protein → MKLLPNNIEPDEYFGKNIQFLSIFLFIILFIIIVLFFGIFYRDFSIGELGAILSGTIGTLIALLIAIFTFLAFYVQYDANKKIQRQFNIQRTNEHFYKMLDIHLNNVGSFKMNSHRLIQEPTIIKLGKNTGLGNAKNFTEAFNYIFFTIPSINSEVNILPKVINETISDYCINYTPVEFRTSAVQDKRVFLLMIKDFHFCHSMIKNANKFFKYNIDIDLLTELAYKVFFWGTDSNHLSTSGVTSKQLNNILAYLSSIRKTFRENKGVKLTFSYQTHEGKKWSTLRFVPFSGHVSRLAHYFRHLYQMVKFVHYSYVGNLISKLELENNLKVLRAQFTNEEVLLLYYNYRIGFGKNWDKLGEHDYPFFREYELLHNIPLYDNIPIDIEHPLDHFKKFIEEKRQINPKFKMFEWQRN, encoded by the coding sequence ATGAAACTATTACCAAACAATATAGAACCAGATGAATATTTTGGTAAAAATATTCAGTTCCTATCAATCTTTTTATTCATAATACTGTTTATTATAATAGTCCTATTCTTTGGGATTTTTTACAGGGATTTTTCCATCGGAGAACTCGGAGCTATTTTAAGCGGCACTATTGGGACCTTGATTGCCCTTTTGATTGCAATATTCACATTCTTAGCTTTTTATGTGCAATATGATGCCAATAAAAAAATTCAAAGACAGTTTAATATCCAAAGAACAAATGAGCATTTTTACAAGATGTTAGATATACACCTAAATAATGTAGGTTCTTTTAAAATGAATAGTCATAGACTCATTCAAGAACCCACCATAATAAAACTCGGAAAAAACACAGGTTTAGGAAATGCGAAAAACTTTACTGAAGCTTTTAATTATATATTCTTCACCATTCCATCTATCAACTCAGAAGTCAACATCCTACCTAAAGTAATAAATGAAACAATTTCTGATTACTGTATAAATTATACCCCTGTTGAATTCAGGACTTCAGCCGTCCAAGATAAAAGGGTATTTTTACTAATGATTAAAGATTTTCATTTTTGTCATTCTATGATAAAAAATGCTAATAAATTTTTCAAGTATAATATTGACATTGATCTACTTACCGAATTAGCATATAAAGTATTCTTTTGGGGTACGGATTCAAATCATTTATCGACCTCAGGCGTTACCTCAAAACAATTAAATAATATTTTAGCTTATCTTTCATCAATAAGAAAGACGTTCAGAGAAAATAAGGGTGTAAAACTCACTTTTTCCTATCAAACGCACGAAGGGAAGAAATGGAGCACTCTCCGTTTTGTACCTTTCTCTGGTCATGTTTCAAGATTAGCCCATTATTTTAGGCATTTATATCAAATGGTCAAATTTGTGCATTATAGTTATGTAGGTAATTTGATTTCCAAACTTGAATTAGAAAACAATCTAAAAGTTCTGAGAGCACAATTTACAAACGAGGAAGTTCTTTTACTGTACTATAATTATCGTATAGGGTTTGGAAAAAATTGGGATAAACTTGGAGAACACGATTATCCATTTTTCAGAGAATATGAACTTTTACATAATATTCCTTTATACGATAATATTCCAATCGATATTGAACACCCATTAGACCACTTTAAGAAATTTATAGAAGAAAAAAGACAGATCAATCCAAAGTTCAAAATGTTCGAATGGCAAAGGAATTAA
- a CDS encoding helix-turn-helix domain-containing protein, with translation MKAIEHIGKIIQQRRDHMSITQEQLAEMADIGIITLYKIETGQANPTLQSLQKITDVLGLEITLQVKKI, from the coding sequence ATGAAAGCAATCGAACACATTGGAAAGATCATTCAACAGCGACGAGATCACATGAGTATCACTCAGGAGCAATTAGCTGAGATGGCCGATATTGGGATCATTACTTTATATAAAATAGAGACCGGACAGGCCAATCCCACCTTGCAATCCCTACAAAAGATAACTGATGTATTAGGCCTGGAAATCACCCTTCAGGTTAAAAAGATATAG
- a CDS encoding HipA N-terminal domain-containing protein — protein sequence MRQAAILYKGIEAGVLQQHDDGSFTFRYLDSWLTDPDNPPISLTLPRFQQEYHSLYLFPFFYNMIPEGTNRQTVCQAERLDADDYFGILMATARYDTVGAITVKKFKASV from the coding sequence ATGAGACAAGCCGCTATTTTATATAAAGGAATAGAAGCCGGTGTGCTGCAGCAGCATGATGACGGCAGTTTTACCTTCCGCTATCTGGACAGCTGGCTGACCGATCCGGACAATCCCCCTATTAGTCTCACCCTACCCCGGTTCCAACAGGAATACCATTCCTTATATTTATTTCCGTTCTTTTATAATATGATTCCGGAGGGGACCAATCGACAAACAGTTTGCCAGGCAGAACGCCTTGATGCCGATGACTATTTTGGCATCCTGATGGCTACGGCCCGCTATGATACCGTTGGGGCCATCACCGTTAAAAAATTTAAAGCCTCCGTATGA
- a CDS encoding type II toxin-antitoxin system HipA family toxin, whose protein sequence is MIPKLTHCPGTLAPGFDTYNRTSLKRVFDGRKVSHILPYESPNSDALTDKLFEENQKRISISGVQEKFSVLLEKNKLRLITKGERGTYILKPIPNSGKKRDQMPANEHLTMQIARQVYGIETAENALIFFKNGAPAFITKRFDVNTDGSKKAKEDFASLAGKTPQTHGDHYKYEGNYLEIFELMKKYLPAYRVETPKLFKLLLFNYLFSNGDAHLKNFAILETPMGDHRLSPAYDLLNTRVHIEDSDFALDGGLLPAHLAQTHIAGQFKVLAEQVGLSSKQFNTIMASMLNGSDQVDNLTMASYLDEKTKRNYLQAYQTRLKKLTKE, encoded by the coding sequence ATGATACCAAAACTTACGCATTGTCCCGGGACCCTGGCCCCGGGTTTTGATACCTATAACCGAACCAGTCTAAAAAGGGTGTTTGATGGACGCAAGGTGTCCCACATCCTTCCCTATGAATCTCCAAATTCAGATGCCCTTACGGATAAGTTATTTGAAGAGAATCAAAAGCGTATCTCCATATCAGGGGTCCAGGAAAAGTTTTCAGTATTGCTGGAAAAGAACAAGCTACGTCTTATCACAAAAGGAGAGCGGGGCACTTATATTCTAAAACCAATTCCTAATTCTGGAAAAAAACGGGACCAGATGCCGGCCAATGAGCATTTGACCATGCAAATCGCGCGACAGGTATACGGGATCGAGACCGCAGAGAATGCGCTCATCTTTTTTAAAAACGGCGCCCCTGCCTTCATCACTAAACGATTTGATGTAAACACGGATGGCAGCAAAAAGGCCAAAGAGGATTTTGCTTCACTAGCCGGTAAAACTCCACAGACACATGGGGACCATTACAAATATGAAGGAAATTATCTGGAGATATTTGAACTGATGAAGAAATACCTTCCCGCCTACCGTGTGGAAACACCTAAATTGTTTAAACTTCTATTATTCAATTATTTGTTTTCCAACGGAGATGCCCACTTGAAGAATTTTGCGATTCTGGAAACACCTATGGGAGATCATCGCTTAAGTCCTGCTTATGACCTACTTAATACCCGTGTTCATATTGAGGATAGTGATTTTGCATTGGACGGCGGTCTACTACCGGCCCACCTGGCCCAAACCCATATAGCCGGACAGTTTAAAGTCCTAGCCGAACAGGTAGGATTATCCTCGAAGCAGTTTAATACTATCATGGCTTCCATGCTCAACGGTTCAGATCAGGTAGATAACCTGACTATGGCTTCCTATTTAGACGAGAAAACAAAAAGAAACTATTTACAGGCCTATCAGACCCGATTAAAAAAACTGACCAAAGAGTAA
- a CDS encoding helix-turn-helix domain-containing protein has translation MANTNINWKALTDEAIVKEIGAFVKHHRLNQNKTQANVATQAGLNRWTISQLENGEAISLQSLIQILRALDLLYIFDSFKIEKQLSPIQLAKLEHQQRKRATSLNIKSNKEEEW, from the coding sequence ATGGCAAATACTAACATAAATTGGAAGGCTTTAACTGATGAAGCCATTGTGAAGGAGATTGGTGCCTTTGTAAAACATCATCGATTAAATCAAAATAAAACACAGGCAAACGTTGCCACTCAAGCTGGATTGAATCGATGGACCATAAGCCAGCTGGAAAACGGTGAGGCCATTTCACTACAATCTCTCATCCAAATATTACGGGCATTAGATTTACTATATATTTTCGATTCCTTCAAAATTGAAAAACAACTTAGTCCAATACAATTGGCTAAATTGGAACATCAGCAAAGAAAAAGAGCGACAAGTTTAAATATTAAAAGTAACAAGGAAGAGGAATGGTAA
- a CDS encoding type II toxin-antitoxin system HipA family toxin has protein sequence MVTTAYIKLWGEIIGAIAWDDNTQLGTFEYTPKFIETGIEVAPIKMPLSKGKRIYSFPELRKRQSEGEDTFKGLPGLIADVLPDKYGNKLINSWLAQNGRPENSMNPIEQLCFIGTRGMGALEFEPTTFKASKNTFSVAIDSLVDIAHKMLTQREDFHTNLSKDEEQAMKDILRIGTSAGGARPKAIIAYNEKTKEVRSGQTNVAKGFQHWLIKLDGVSDAQFGESHGYGRVEMAYYNMAIACGIDIMPSQLLEENGRAHFMTQRFDRGENNQKHHVQTFCAMQHYDFNDVNSYSYEQLFQTMRILGLPYPQAEEIYRRMVFNVLAQNCDDHTKNFAFLLEKDKDWSIAPAYDVCYAYSPESIWVHQHALSINGKRKDITREDLQAVGKSMNIKKMNDIIDHILEVVKNWENYASEVSMNQPLKNKIKESLSTHLKVFSP, from the coding sequence ATGGTAACGACGGCTTACATTAAATTATGGGGAGAAATTATTGGCGCCATAGCCTGGGATGATAATACTCAATTAGGAACTTTTGAATATACTCCTAAGTTTATAGAAACTGGTATTGAGGTAGCCCCCATCAAAATGCCCCTTTCTAAAGGTAAACGAATATATTCATTTCCGGAATTACGAAAAAGACAATCTGAAGGGGAAGACACCTTTAAAGGGCTGCCAGGCTTAATAGCTGATGTCTTACCAGATAAATATGGTAACAAGCTCATAAATAGCTGGCTTGCTCAAAATGGACGACCAGAAAATAGTATGAATCCTATTGAGCAATTATGTTTTATAGGTACTCGTGGTATGGGTGCACTGGAATTTGAACCAACTACATTTAAAGCTAGCAAAAACACATTTTCGGTTGCCATAGATTCCTTAGTGGATATTGCACATAAAATGCTTACTCAGCGAGAGGATTTTCATACGAACCTGTCTAAAGATGAAGAACAGGCAATGAAGGATATTCTGAGAATAGGAACATCGGCAGGAGGTGCTCGCCCCAAAGCGATTATCGCTTACAACGAAAAAACTAAAGAGGTTCGTTCAGGACAAACGAATGTTGCTAAAGGTTTTCAGCACTGGCTAATAAAATTAGATGGGGTTAGTGATGCTCAATTTGGTGAAAGCCATGGCTATGGTCGGGTAGAAATGGCATATTATAATATGGCTATTGCATGTGGTATAGATATTATGCCGTCCCAGCTGCTTGAGGAGAATGGAAGGGCTCATTTCATGACGCAACGATTTGATCGTGGTGAAAACAATCAAAAACATCACGTTCAAACTTTTTGTGCCATGCAACATTATGATTTTAATGATGTGAACAGCTACAGCTATGAGCAGCTATTTCAGACAATGCGAATTCTTGGGCTGCCTTATCCACAGGCAGAAGAAATATACCGAAGAATGGTCTTTAATGTCCTAGCTCAAAACTGCGATGATCACACTAAAAACTTTGCATTTTTACTTGAGAAAGATAAAGATTGGTCCATCGCTCCTGCTTATGATGTTTGCTATGCTTACAGCCCTGAAAGTATTTGGGTGCATCAACATGCGTTAAGCATTAATGGTAAAAGAAAAGATATCACCAGAGAAGATCTTCAGGCCGTAGGGAAATCAATGAATATCAAAAAAATGAATGATATAATAGATCATATATTAGAAGTAGTAAAAAATTGGGAAAACTATGCTTCCGAAGTATCTATGAATCAACCATTGAAAAATAAAATTAAAGAAAGTTTATCAACTCATTTGAAAGTATTTTCACCTTAA
- a CDS encoding phosphatase PAP2 family protein gives MHRSNSSLHRIVISVCLISFFTFQLKAQDTSETKPKVGTVQRVGDVFLFVLPAATLGTSLILDDDKGVWQFTKGFVLTEVITFGLKIGINKPRPDQSNDNSFPSGHTSTVFHSAGFIHKRYGFKYAIPSYIIAGYTAASRIDSKKHDILDVLAGAAIGLGSNLLFTTDYEMEHMELTYSNFENSHMIGFKYMF, from the coding sequence GTGCATAGATCTAATTCTTCTTTACATAGAATCGTAATATCGGTCTGTCTTATTTCATTTTTTACATTTCAGCTAAAAGCACAGGATACAAGCGAGACTAAGCCAAAAGTAGGTACGGTACAACGAGTGGGAGATGTGTTCTTATTTGTTCTTCCTGCTGCCACTTTAGGAACTAGTTTAATTCTTGATGATGATAAGGGGGTTTGGCAATTTACTAAAGGTTTTGTACTTACAGAAGTCATCACCTTCGGACTTAAGATTGGAATTAATAAGCCAAGACCAGATCAAAGTAATGACAACTCCTTCCCATCAGGACATACTTCTACAGTATTTCATAGCGCCGGTTTTATTCATAAAAGATATGGCTTTAAATATGCTATTCCCTCTTATATAATTGCAGGATACACTGCAGCCAGTAGAATAGATTCTAAAAAGCATGATATTCTTGATGTGCTAGCCGGAGCAGCCATTGGGTTGGGCAGTAATTTACTTTTTACCACAGATTATGAAATGGAACATATGGAACTCACCTATTCTAACTTTGAAAACTCTCATATGATTGGTTTTAAATATATGTTTTAA
- a CDS encoding sensor histidine kinase, whose protein sequence is MLSTISLFFFTRELLQNEVEEELFSNKDRVERLLREDQTIKGIPPIMTVEKVNEAEKISLKDTLIFDPLQDEVELFEQLSQTTQIKGEYYRITVRAMVIESEDILLVIVLTFLAILILAFIFLFYINRSRNEKLWKPFFTNLNRLKNFSLKSDKELIFEDSDILEFYELQVEMQLLTTKIQTDYKILKQFTEDVSHEMQTPLAIMQAKIDNFINTTEINEIQFQQISSLQTDISRLKQLNKKLILLAKIDNDQFSSIEEIKLSTIIKEVVANFRELTSEDIKTVIKNDLYVSMDRSLAIILCNNLISNAIKYNKDYVTIEVTLSENILSISNNGDKALQNPDKIFERYYKEGNRSDSTGLGLSIIKKICDYYGFKPTYHFSELNISTGSSQKVKHVFEIDFKIE, encoded by the coding sequence ATGCTATCTACAATAAGCTTGTTCTTCTTCACAAGAGAATTATTGCAGAATGAAGTAGAGGAAGAGCTGTTTTCCAACAAAGATAGAGTAGAGCGGTTGCTTCGGGAAGATCAAACCATCAAAGGAATTCCACCTATAATGACGGTGGAAAAGGTAAATGAGGCAGAGAAGATTTCTTTAAAAGACACTTTAATATTCGATCCTCTTCAAGACGAGGTTGAACTTTTTGAACAGCTTTCACAAACAACTCAAATAAAGGGGGAATATTATAGAATTACGGTAAGAGCTATGGTTATTGAGTCTGAAGATATTCTACTTGTTATTGTTCTTACTTTTTTAGCAATACTCATTCTTGCGTTCATTTTTCTTTTTTATATCAACAGATCCAGAAATGAGAAACTATGGAAACCATTTTTTACTAATTTGAACAGACTCAAGAATTTTAGTTTAAAATCTGATAAAGAATTGATTTTTGAAGATTCAGATATTTTAGAATTTTATGAGTTACAAGTAGAAATGCAACTGCTTACCACCAAGATTCAGACAGATTATAAAATTCTTAAGCAATTTACCGAAGACGTTTCTCATGAAATGCAGACGCCTTTGGCGATCATGCAAGCTAAGATCGATAATTTTATAAATACCACAGAGATCAATGAAATCCAGTTTCAACAAATATCCTCCCTACAAACAGATATCTCTAGATTAAAACAACTAAACAAGAAATTGATCCTTCTGGCAAAGATCGACAATGATCAATTTTCGAGTATTGAAGAAATTAAACTTTCTACTATAATTAAAGAAGTGGTAGCGAATTTTAGAGAATTAACTTCAGAAGATATCAAAACTGTTATAAAAAACGACCTATATGTATCCATGGATAGATCTCTAGCCATAATTCTTTGTAATAATCTAATCTCAAATGCTATAAAGTATAATAAAGATTATGTTACAATAGAAGTCACCCTTAGCGAAAACATTTTAAGTATTTCTAATAACGGCGATAAAGCTTTACAAAATCCAGATAAGATTTTTGAACGGTATTATAAGGAGGGAAACCGTTCAGATTCTACCGGACTTGGACTTTCTATTATCAAAAAGATATGTGATTATTATGGCTTTAAGCCTACCTACCATTTTTCAGAACTAAATATTAGCACAGGTTCTAGCCAGAAAGTAAAACACGTCTTCGAAATAGATTTTAAAATAGAGTAG
- a CDS encoding response regulator transcription factor, giving the protein MKYLIAEDENELRNSIATYLSNDGNVCETASDYLEASQKLELYEYDVVVLDINLVSGSGLQLLHKLKQQNKKCGVIIISANSSLEDKLTGLDLGADDYLTKPFHLAELNSRIKAITRRRQFGGNDAIVFNEIRVDTLARTVFILDSPIILTRKEYDLLLFFITNKNRILSKAIIAEHLWGDDSDLLDNFDFIYVHINNLRKKLTTKGAKYIQTAYASGYKFTAD; this is encoded by the coding sequence ATGAAATATCTAATTGCTGAAGATGAAAATGAACTTCGAAATTCCATTGCTACCTATCTAAGCAATGATGGTAATGTTTGCGAAACAGCATCAGATTATTTAGAAGCTTCCCAGAAATTAGAACTTTATGAATATGACGTAGTAGTTCTAGATATCAATTTAGTATCTGGTAGTGGATTACAATTACTTCACAAGCTAAAGCAACAAAATAAAAAATGTGGAGTCATTATTATTTCAGCAAACAGTTCTCTAGAAGATAAACTTACAGGGTTAGACTTGGGCGCAGACGATTATCTCACAAAGCCCTTTCATTTAGCAGAATTAAATTCCCGTATAAAAGCTATTACAAGAAGAAGACAATTTGGAGGTAATGATGCCATAGTATTTAATGAGATTCGTGTAGACACTTTGGCCAGAACTGTGTTTATTTTAGATAGTCCAATTATACTTACTAGAAAGGAATATGATCTTCTTTTATTCTTTATAACCAATAAAAATAGAATATTATCTAAAGCAATAATCGCGGAGCATCTATGGGGTGATGATAGTGATCTGTTAGATAATTTTGACTTTATTTATGTACACATAAATAATCTCAGAAAGAAACTAACTACTAAGGGGGCAAAATATATACAAACTGCTTATGCTAGCGGTTATAAATTTACAGCAGATTAA
- a CDS encoding exodeoxyribonuclease III, which yields MKIISWNVNGIRAIVKKEFFESVKSLEPDILCLQESKAQDIEIEKAVSEIQDFELYSNSAEKKGYSGTVVLSKITTKQVKNNIGIDIHDLEGRVITVEYPDFYLVNVYVPNSGQKLEKLEYRTQWDKDFLSYLKQLEKTKPVIITGDFNVAHKAIDLKNDKSNYNKTAGYTQKEIDGMDNLLAAGFVDVFRHFHPEKVAYTYWSYRFKSREKNTGWRLDYFLVSSSLLDKISAISILPEYMGSDHCPIALEIQF from the coding sequence ATGAAGATCATCTCATGGAACGTTAATGGCATTAGAGCCATCGTGAAAAAAGAATTCTTTGAATCTGTTAAGTCATTAGAACCAGATATTTTATGCCTTCAGGAATCTAAAGCACAAGATATCGAAATTGAAAAAGCAGTTTCAGAAATTCAGGATTTTGAACTTTATAGCAATTCTGCAGAGAAAAAAGGCTATTCCGGTACTGTAGTTCTTAGTAAGATCACTACCAAACAGGTGAAGAACAACATCGGAATAGATATACATGACCTTGAGGGTAGAGTGATAACGGTAGAATATCCAGATTTCTATCTGGTAAATGTGTATGTACCCAATTCTGGTCAGAAATTAGAGAAATTAGAATATAGAACTCAATGGGATAAAGATTTCTTGAGCTATTTAAAACAACTAGAAAAAACTAAGCCTGTTATAATAACGGGAGATTTTAATGTTGCACACAAGGCTATAGATCTTAAAAACGATAAATCTAATTATAATAAGACCGCCGGTTATACTCAAAAGGAAATTGATGGTATGGATAATTTACTCGCTGCCGGATTTGTAGATGTATTCCGCCACTTTCATCCAGAGAAAGTTGCTTACACCTATTGGAGCTATAGATTTAAATCTAGAGAAAAAAATACCGGATGGAGATTGGATTATTTCTTAGTAAGTAGCTCGCTTCTAGATAAAATTAGCGCTATTAGCATTTTACCCGAATATATGGGTTCAGATCATTGCCCTATAGCTTTAGAGATTCAGTTCTAG
- a CDS encoding CDGSH iron-sulfur domain-containing protein produces MSKTKLVVNNNGSLKVQGDFEIVDKDGNEYDLGGRDVVSLCRCGLSKNKPFCDGAHRNHFEHDAVAFSLPPKK; encoded by the coding sequence ATGAGTAAGACAAAACTAGTTGTGAATAACAATGGATCTTTAAAGGTTCAGGGAGATTTTGAAATTGTAGATAAGGATGGGAATGAGTATGATCTTGGTGGAAGAGATGTAGTTTCTTTATGCAGATGTGGTCTTTCTAAGAATAAGCCTTTTTGTGATGGAGCCCACAGAAATCATTTTGAACATGATGCCGTAGCATTTTCATTACCGCCAAAGAAATAG
- a CDS encoding adenylate/guanylate cyclase domain-containing protein, protein MQNLRKYTLTTLFSFLVFGVAAQNPKLADSLKNVYRNQGEVTKDLELLSDIAAAEANPDSIFKYSNLLIKIARSEDSTLMLHNGYLQKGNAYRLKGVYDKALKEYFISLRYAIIAESPLHIAKCNIEIGNVYSLNGNSSNAEIYYGRGIKILRESEDSITLAGALFNAGDEYLRSGKIDSAKIYTKESEAIFRRKGYNIGRAYSLGNLGTINAKMGNHFQAEENLNAAITLLRNINAYDAVSEFLISLANVYSENGDDARAKIYAERALEAAHTYGFKNSIAEANLKLSELYEKTKDTSRSFRYYKDYITYRDSFRNIRSIREMADLRTDFEVSQKQAEVDLLSQQKRYQKNIVIAIVIACFLLLLLAFGLYRRNRFIRRTKLIIEREKNRSEHLLLNILPAETAQELKETGKVKAKKFNAVSVLFTDFVGFTHYAENLPPEDLVATVDLYFSKFDKIVEKYGLEKIKTVGDAYMCAGGVPFPLEDHATKIINAAIEMLDYVESAKTVTQDKGASFDIRIGINSGPLIAGVVGSKKFVYDIWGDTVNMASRMESCSETGKINISQSTYLLVKEKFQFEDRGVLEVKNKGMMQMYFVSDKSAEDSAKVDNSNVDLSAK, encoded by the coding sequence ATGCAGAATTTAAGAAAATATACCCTTACTACATTATTTTCTTTTCTGGTTTTTGGAGTTGCAGCGCAAAATCCAAAATTGGCAGATAGTTTAAAAAATGTGTACCGCAATCAGGGTGAGGTTACTAAAGATTTGGAGTTGCTTTCTGATATTGCAGCAGCAGAAGCGAATCCGGATAGTATTTTTAAATATTCAAATCTTTTGATAAAGATTGCCAGATCAGAAGATTCCACTCTAATGTTGCATAATGGATATCTCCAAAAAGGAAATGCTTATAGGTTGAAGGGAGTTTATGACAAGGCGTTAAAAGAATATTTTATCAGTTTGCGATATGCTATAATAGCAGAAAGTCCCTTGCACATTGCAAAATGCAATATAGAGATTGGGAATGTGTATTCTCTTAACGGAAATTCGTCTAATGCAGAGATCTACTATGGTAGAGGAATTAAGATCTTAAGAGAGAGTGAAGACTCTATCACTTTAGCGGGAGCACTATTTAATGCCGGAGATGAATACTTAAGATCAGGGAAAATAGATTCAGCAAAGATCTATACTAAAGAATCTGAAGCTATTTTTAGAAGGAAAGGTTATAATATAGGGAGAGCCTATAGTCTCGGCAATTTAGGAACAATAAACGCCAAAATGGGTAATCATTTTCAGGCAGAAGAAAACCTGAATGCGGCTATTACGTTGCTAAGAAATATTAATGCCTATGATGCTGTATCAGAATTTTTGATCTCCCTGGCAAATGTTTATTCAGAAAATGGAGACGATGCCAGAGCAAAGATTTATGCAGAACGAGCTTTGGAAGCTGCACATACTTATGGATTTAAGAATTCTATAGCTGAAGCAAACCTCAAACTTTCTGAGCTTTACGAGAAAACAAAAGACACCTCCAGATCTTTTAGATATTATAAAGATTATATAACCTACAGAGATAGTTTTAGGAATATTAGATCTATAAGAGAAATGGCTGATCTTAGAACAGACTTTGAAGTATCTCAAAAACAGGCGGAGGTAGATCTTTTGAGTCAGCAAAAACGATATCAGAAAAACATTGTTATAGCTATAGTCATTGCTTGCTTTTTACTGTTGTTACTGGCATTCGGACTCTACCGAAGAAATAGATTTATACGTAGAACAAAATTGATCATTGAGCGAGAAAAAAACAGATCTGAACATTTATTGCTCAATATCTTGCCTGCTGAAACTGCTCAGGAATTGAAAGAAACAGGTAAAGTAAAAGCAAAGAAATTTAACGCAGTAAGTGTCTTATTTACAGATTTTGTAGGTTTTACGCATTATGCAGAGAATCTCCCTCCAGAAGACCTGGTGGCAACTGTAGATCTGTATTTCTCAAAATTTGACAAGATCGTAGAGAAGTATGGTTTAGAGAAAATCAAAACCGTTGGAGATGCCTATATGTGTGCTGGTGGCGTTCCTTTTCCGCTAGAAGATCATGCAACTAAAATTATTAATGCTGCTATAGAAATGCTGGATTATGTAGAAAGTGCCAAAACGGTCACTCAAGATAAAGGAGCTTCTTTTGACATAAGAATAGGAATTAATTCCGGACCACTTATAGCAGGGGTTGTAGGCAGTAAGAAGTTTGTGTATGACATTTGGGGTGATACAGTAAATATGGCTTCTAGAATGGAATCCTGTTCTGAGACCGGAAAAATAAATATCTCCCAATCTACCTATTTATTGGTAAAGGAAAAATTTCAATTTGAAGATAGAGGAGTTTTAGAAGTAAAAAATAAAGGGATGATGCAGATGTATTTTGTAAGTGATAAAAGTGCAGAAGACTCAGCAAAAGTAGATAATAGCAATGTTGATCTCTCTGCAAAATAA